The following are encoded together in the Thermothelomyces thermophilus ATCC 42464 chromosome 3, complete sequence genome:
- a CDS encoding ran-specific GTPase-activating protein 1-like protein: MSAENDSKPLEEVKAPEAQAEQTTEAPASESAAADNKPVTSASVFSMFGGGAKKEKKDEDEDRGDISGSAKAQREAAAAAAAAAKEGGDEDDQPPESEDVHFEPVIRLTEKVETKTNEEMEEQVFKMRAKLFKYVAETREWKERGTGDVRLLKHRENGKTRLVMRRDKTLKVCANHYVVPEMKLSPNVGSDRSWVWNVVADVSEGEPEALTLAIRFANSDNANQFKDAFIKAQKENEALFKKAAEAKAEEATGEEKKEETKEEEKKEETA, from the exons ATGTCTGCCGAGAACGATAGCAAGCCCCTTGAGGAGGTCAAGGCACCTGAGGCTCAGGCTGAGCAGACAACGGAG GCTCCCGCTTCCgagtccgccgccgccgataaTAAACCCGTGACTTCTGCTTCGGTTTTCTCCATGTTTGGTGGCGGCGCCaagaaggaaaagaaggaTGAGGATGAGGACCGCGGCGATATCTCCGGCAGTGCCAAGGCCCAGCGcgaggctgctgctgccgccgccgccgccgcaaagGAGGGCGGCGATGAG GATGACCAACCTCCCGAGTCCGAGGATGTCCACTTCGAGCCCGTCATCCGCCTGACAGAAAAGGTTGAGACCAAGACCAACGAGGAGATGGAGGAGCAGGTTTTCAAGATGCGTGCCAAGCTTTTCAAGTACGTGGCCGAAACCCGCGAGTGGAAGGAGCGCGGTACTGGCGACGTCCGCCTGCTCAAGCACCGCGAGAACGGCAAGACTCGGCTGGTCATGCGTCGCGATAAGACCCTCAAGGTTTGCGCCAACCATTATG TTGTTCCCGAGATGAAACTCTCTCCCAACGTCGGCTCGGACAGGAGCTGGGTTTGGAACGTTGTTGCCGATGTGAGCGAGGGCGAGCCCGAGGCCCTCACTCTGGCCATTCGGTTCGCCAACTCAGACAACGCCAACCAGTTCAAGGACGCTTTCATCAAGGCCCAGAAAGAGAACGAGGCGTTGTTTaagaaggcggccgaggcgaaggcggaggaggcgactggcgaggagaagaaggaggaaactaaggaagaggagaagaaggaggagaccGCTTGA
- a CDS encoding transcription initiation factor IIF-like protein (Contains conserved domain TFG3[COG5033], Transcription initiation factor IIF, auxiliary subunit or YEATS[pfam03366]), protein MIVERKIKVVTEQHNIDKPAVNEGFPMKEWTVEIYILDQEGKEKPARCFTKAVYHLHPSFANPVQTFLEPPFKCTNEGWGEFEMSIDLYTTEKGGKQTIIHDLNFAAPQYENIHTLTFKNPSQALQQILRETGPLPSDEERKIKKADGSKKKKAFDIEKMADGLVKLGEDDLLQVIQLIHDHKDESTYIQNNIDAGEFSVDLYTLPDPLLKMLWDLLVKQGVVNP, encoded by the exons ATGATCGTCGAG CGCAAGATCAAGGTTGTCACCGAGCAACACAATAT TGATAAGCCTGCCGTCAATGAGGGTTTTCCGATGAAAGAATGGACTGTCGAAATCTACATCCTCGACCAGGAGGGCAAGGAAAAGCCCGCTCGCTGCTTCACCAAGGCGGTGTATCACCTTCACCCTTCGTTCGCGAACCCGGTTCAGA CCTTCCTGGAGCCGCCTTTTAAATGCACCAACGAGGGCTGGGGCGAGTTTGAGATGAGCATCGACCTCTACACCACCGAGAAGGGCGGCAAGCAGACGATTATTCACGACCTAAACTTCGCGGCGCCACAATACGAGAACATCCACACCTTGACGTTTAAGAACCCGTCTCAGGCCCTACAACAGATTCTGCGCGAGACGGGCCCGCTACCGTCGGACGAGGAGCGCAAGATCAAGAAGGCCGACGGcagcaagaagaagaaggcgtTCGACATTGAGAAGATGGCCGACGGTCTGGTCAAACTCGGCGAGGACGACCTCTTGCAGGTGATTCAGTTGATTCACGATCACAAGGACGAGAGCACCTACATCCAGAATAACATTGACGCGGGCGAGTTCTCGGTCGACCTATACACGCTGCCGGACCCTCTTCTTAAGATGCTCTGGGATCTACTG GTCAAGCAGGGCGTCGTCAACCCCTGA